CGATGGCAACGAAACCGACCCGACGATCCGGCTCGTGGACAACAAGACTGAGGACAGGGGCTCTCAACGAGAGTCGTCAGAGCATAGGGACGCGGGTTCACTGCCGAAGGAATCTGCGGGCAGCTGGCAGGACATGCTCGTGCCCGAGGGGACCGCTGAATCTGAAAACCCCGATGCCGCCGACTCGCCGCTGGAAGCGATGCTCGGGGAAGGCAAGACCACAGAGGGGCAACAGCCCTCAAGCCTGGACGAGGCGCTGACGGAGGTTGCAGGGAAACCCGTCGAAGCACCACCCACGGCGGTGGAGCGCATCCTCAATCAGCATGCCGGAAATGGCAAGGGCGAAGATCGCCGATACACGCAACATCCCTTAGAGGCCCCCGTCGTTGGTGCCGATCCATCGGTGATTGGCGATCAGCAGGCCAGGGTGGACGCTGCACATGAGAGCGTGGCCTCTGCCCAAGCCGCGCTCGACGATGCGCTGGCTCAGTCCACGGTCGCTGGCGCGGGCGCCGGCACTTCCCGTGACCAGCTCGACGCCCTGGGGCAGGCCTTGTTCGATGCGCGTGGTGAGGTGACGAGCCAGACCGAAGTTCTGGAGAATCTCAACGCGGCGGCTGGTGAAGTCGGTCAGGGGCGGGTGCCGATCCCTTCACTTCCCGAGAATGCCGATGTACAGGCATTTCCGCAGGAGCCTTCGGCATTCGCCGAAGGTAGCCGCGCTCTGAGCGAAGGCAGTTTTGGCTTGATCCCCGATGTCGCCCACGACATCGACGTCTTTCAGAATTGGAGCGAAGCCTCAGTCGAGGATCGGGTTGGTGCCGTGCTCGACGTGGCTGGGGCGGCACCCATCCCCGGTGGCAAGTTCGTCACAGAGGGCCTCGAACACGGTGTTGACGCCTTCAATGCTGGCCGCCACGTCGATGACGTCCTGGATGCCGGCAGTGCCGGGGCGCATCATCTACCCGATGCGCCATCAACTCCGCATATCGACGTCGGGGCCAACCATGGAGTGGATGTGCCACTTGGGTCATCGCATTTCTCGGATGTCTTTGCTCCTGTCGAACTGGACATAGCCCATGCCGCACAAGACGTTTACTCATCGCCGGTGATGGATGACATTCGCCAAGCTGCGCAGAATGGATTGGCGGCGGAAGTCGAGATCAACGGGTACAAGGTTCTCTATGAACCAGATATTCCGGGAAGCGGATTCAGTTTGGCTTCCTTTGGGGAGCGTGGCTTCGCTATCGGCCCTGAGGCGATGGCGTCGGAGGCGGAACTTGCACGTACGGTCGCACATGAGCTGTACCGAGTAAACATGACCGAGATACCCGAACTGGGCATCGATGCGACGCGTGCTGCGAGCGAGACTGAGGCGGCATTTGATTTCGCTCAACGGTTCGGGAACGCGATTCAGGGTGGAGGCTGACAGCATGTCCGAATACGCAGGACTCGCGAAGAAATGGGTCGAGGTTACTAAGAGGGTCGCCGCAGGTACGTGGGATGGCATCGTTTGCCCCAAAAACGCTGATGCCGATGTGTTGATCGAGGTCCGTGAACAGGGAAGTGGCACCGACGATGCACGGTTTGAGTACTGGATCCACTGCCCGCGATGCGGTGCTGAGATCTACTTCCACAGCAAGGATCACTACAGCCCGGTTCCGCATTCAGCCGGTTGAAATTCGCCAAGTTCTAGCAGGCCTCCGAAGGTGCAGATAGCGCCGGGCTAATCCCCGAAAGTTCCGAAGGCAAGGCGGATGAATGCCACGGATTACTGCGGTTTGTTCGAGATGTGACCACTCGGAACGAGCGAGCGGGTATCGATGACCGCTGGCACAAGCGCGTCAAAGATCCGGACGGAACGATGCGCACCGAGAGATCCGCGGTGTACGGCAAGGTTCGCGCTGGCGCGTCAGGTGGGTTGACGCCACCGGAGCCGAGCGCACCAAGAGCTTCCAGCGCAAGCCGGATGCACGGGCCTACCTGAACGGACTCACTGCGGACGTTCAGCGCGGCGAGTATGTCGACCCCCGCAAGAGTGCCGAAACATTCGGCTCAGTCGCCGAGCAGTGGTTCACCACCAAACAGCATCGGAAGCCGAAAACCGTTGCAGGGTACCGATCATTACTCGACACAGTGGTGTTGCCCAAGTGGGAACACGTCCCGCTGAAACGGCTCGACTACGAGTCCTACTCGACCTGGCTGGGCGCTCTGTCTGTCGATGGTGGGCAACGAGGCGCTGGTCTGTCGGCAAGCCGGATCACCCAGGCGCATCAGCTGGTCGGCGCTGTACTCAAGTACGCGCAACGAACCGGCAAGGTCGCGAAGAACGTCGCTCTGGAGATAAAGCGGGATGAGGACCTTCCCGAACAAGCCGAGCGTGAGCGGCGGTATCTGAGTCATGCCGAGCTGTTGATGCTGGCCAAGGCTGCCGATCGGTTCGAGACGCTGACGCTGGTCCTAGGGTACTGCGGGCTGAGGTTCGGCGAAGCCGTTGCATTGCGGCGCCGGCATGTGGGTGACCGCGTGCTAACGGTGCGATCGTCCGCGACTGCTGTCACCGGTAAGGGCATCGTCGAGTCAACGACCAAGACGAAGCGGGATCGCCACGTGCCGGTACCCGAACCTGTGTGGAAGCGGCTTCACGCTGAATTGCCTACCGATGCGAATGCGCTGGTGTTCCCGAGCCGCAAAGGGGGGTTCTTGCCGCTCGGCGAGTACCGCTGGGCGTTCGACAACGCGTGCGACGTCGTCGGGATCGTCAAGCTGGTACCTCACGAACTGAGACACACCACGGCGTCGCTGGCGATCGGTGCGGGCACTAACGTCAAGGCCGTGCAGAGATTCGTGGGGCACGCCACCGCCGCGATGGCGCTCGACCGTTGCGGCCACCCTGCTCAACAACGATTTGAATGGTGTGTCCGATGCGCTGGGTAGGCCATCGATAGCACTGCGGCATTCAGGACGTCAGAGAGGCTGAGACGGTCTGAAGTACGCTCTGACCTGCAACGCCCCCATAGCCCAATTGGCAGAGGCAGCGGACTTAAAATCCGCACAGTGTCGGTTCGAGTCCGACTGGGGGCACCGAGAATGTGCTATTGAGAGCGTCTCCGGCGTGGGTTCAGAGGCTTGAGCCGGCCTGGGTATCACGACTTGTCACAACACGGTCAAAGCTGCTGGCCGCAGCCTGCAGCGCGTCGTCTTGCGAATGCGCGTAGACCGACATGGTGAACGCCCCGCTCGCGTGACAGCGTGGCGCAGGAGTGCCGCGCATCGTGCAGGCGCACCCGCCGGACGCTGAGATTGTCGAGGAGTTGCCCCACCGGAACGTCAGCAGATTCGGGTGGTACGCCCCGCCGGCCTCGGTGCTGGCTACGTACTCACCCGTGCGGTAGCCCTGGCCGTACTTCAACCGTCCTCGGTCTGACGCTTGCGGGCCACCTTGCGCGCGTTCACGCCGTCGTCGGGCAACGGCGTCGTGCGATTGCGCCACGCGGTTCTCCTCGACGCGCACCGACCGCGTCGGGAGCGGCGACTTGCGCTCGCCGAATCTGCTTGTCGGTGAGGTTGACGCTGGACCACTTCGACCCGCCGATCTCCCCGCGCCGCATCCCGTGCTGTGCCATCGCCCAAAGGTGCCGGTCGCGGCAGTCGTGGTCAAGGACAGCGAACACCTCGGCCATGGTCAGCGCGCGGAATCCGTTGGCCTCTACGGAGACTCGGTCAACCAGTGAGGCCACGTCGCACCTCGTTGCCGCGGGAGACGGGAGGAGCGCGTGAACATCAGCTTCTGCGAGAAGCCCGCTGCCCTCACACGCTGGCTACCGTGGCGTCTGGCCGGATGCTTCTGAGTGTGCTTGCCACGTATTTCGTCAACACACTTTTGCGTCCTGGCGTTGTGTCGCGGGTAGTGGTCAGCAGCGCGTAGAGGCCGAGCAAGAAGAAGACCGCGCTGTGAAAGGCATCCACCTCGGTGTGGATGTCCCCCTGGTTTCGGGCGCGCAGTATCTCGGCGGCCAGCAGCACGATGGTGGGGTGGTCTGTCCACTCGTCGCCCTCGGGTCGGGTTGGTGAGAAGTACAGCCCGATCACGTCTCGGAAGAGCGCGCCATTCCATCGAGCTTCAAGGTCGACCACCAGGCGGACGATCTCGTGGAAGACGGCGGGGAGATCGTGGGGAGTGTCGAGGAACTCGGCGAGTGCATGGGCGACGCTCGCCTCCTCCCGGCGAACTAGTTCGAGCAATACGTGTTCTTTGGTCGGAAAGTGGAAGTAGAACGTTCCCCGAGATACGCCAGCGGCCTTGACCACCGCGTTGATGTCGGCGGCGGCGGTGCCGTTCCGCTTGAACTCGACGATGGCGGCGTCCAACACCGTCTCGCGTGTCTTCCGCCGCTGGGCTTCGTGCTTGTTGGTCGTTACCGCCACGCCCGCCATTCTGCCCCAACACCCCAAAGTCTTGACATCTGTCAGTAATTGTCAGCACATGTCAACAATTCGATCGAGTTGATGCTCCGGCGCTGCGCCGCGCACGCTCCAGATCTGCCCGGTATGAGAGCGTGTTAAACGGCGTAATGATGTCATCGGTGAGCCCAGAACGACGCGATTCTGTTGCGGAATCATTGACAGTTGTCAGCAATTAGGTTAGAAAAATCCCGCACGCTATCACCGGTCGTCTGCCCGCGTTCACCGTCCAGATGCCGTTCGAGCAGAGAGTGACTCAGATGACCAAGCTGGAGACCGAAGAGCCGAGGACCCGCAGCAGCGGCGGCAGGGTGACCAAGGCCCTGTGGTGGCTGTTCGGAATCGGGATGCTGATCTTCATCGGACTGCGCGCCCAGGTTGGGGCCAGCGAGCCGCGTATCGCCAACCCGCAGATCAGCGACGAGGCACGCAAAGCGGTTGAGGGCCTGCCCAACTGGGCGGCGATGTGCAACATGTGGACGGCTGTGATGATGACCATCGGCATCGCGGCGTTCATCTACGGGTGGCGTAAGTACCCGAAGCACCCGTATCTGCTGCTCGTGCTCGCCGGGACCGCGCTCCCGTGGCTCGACCCGCAGGCCGACTGGGTTTCGTACTCCGCATT
Above is a window of Mycolicibacterium baixiangningiae DNA encoding:
- a CDS encoding tyrosine-type recombinase/integrase, which translates into the protein MVLPKWEHVPLKRLDYESYSTWLGALSVDGGQRGAGLSASRITQAHQLVGAVLKYAQRTGKVAKNVALEIKRDEDLPEQAERERRYLSHAELLMLAKAADRFETLTLVLGYCGLRFGEAVALRRRHVGDRVLTVRSSATAVTGKGIVESTTKTKRDRHVPVPEPVWKRLHAELPTDANALVFPSRKGGFLPLGEYRWAFDNACDVVGIVKLVPHELRHTTASLAIGAGTNVKAVQRFVGHATAAMALDRCGHPAQQRFEWCVRCAG
- a CDS encoding site-specific integrase, with translation MASLVDRVSVEANGFRALTMAEVFAVLDHDCRDRHLWAMAQHGMRRGEIGGSKWSSVNLTDKQIRRAQVAAPDAVGARRGEPRGAIARRRCPTTA
- a CDS encoding TetR/AcrR family transcriptional regulator, with product MAGVAVTTNKHEAQRRKTRETVLDAAIVEFKRNGTAAADINAVVKAAGVSRGTFYFHFPTKEHVLLELVRREEASVAHALAEFLDTPHDLPAVFHEIVRLVVDLEARWNGALFRDVIGLYFSPTRPEGDEWTDHPTIVLLAAEILRARNQGDIHTEVDAFHSAVFFLLGLYALLTTTRDTTPGRKSVLTKYVASTLRSIRPDATVASV